A portion of the Gadus macrocephalus chromosome 10, ASM3116895v1 genome contains these proteins:
- the elovl6 gene encoding elongation of very long chain fatty acids protein 6 codes for MPLALQEYEFERQFNEDEAIRWMQENWKKSFLFCSLYAACIIGGRHLMKQREKFELRKPLVLWSLTLAVFSIFGAVRTGSYMMHILLTKGLQHSVCDQSFYNGPVSKFWAYAFVLSKAPELGDTLFIVLRKQRLIFLHWYHHITVLLYSWYSYKDMVAGGGWFMTMNYLVHALMYSYYAARAAGFRVSRRLAMFITLTQISQMVVGCVVNYLVYSWMQRGAGCPSHVHNIVWSSLMYLSYFLLFLHFFYEAYVGKNKPPASASAVTATTITTTTTDAKKSQ; via the exons ATGCCGCTCGCACTCCAGGAATACGAGTTCGAGAGGCAGTTTAACGAAGATGAGGCGATCCGCTGGATGCAGGAGAACTG GAAGAAGTCCTTCCTGTTCTGCAGTCTGTACGCCGCCTGCATCATCGGGGGGCGCCACCTCATGAAGCAGCGAGAGAAGTTTGAACTGAGAAAACCGCTGGTGCTATGGTCGCTAACGCTAGCGGTGTTCAG tatcTTCGGAGCGGTGCGGACAGGAAGCTACATGATGCACATCCTTTTGACGAAGGGGCTGCAGCACTCGGTGTGCGACCAGAGCTTCTACAACGGACCCGTCAGCAAGTTCTGGGCCTACGCCTTCgtcctgagcaaggcacccgAGCTTG gCGACACCCTGTTCATCGTGCTCCGTAAGCAGCGGCTGATCTTCCTCCACTGGTACCACCACATCACGGTGCTGCTCTACTCCTGGTACTCCTACAAGGACATGGTGGCGGGCGGCGGCTGGTTCATGACCATGAACTACCTGGTGCACGCGCTCATGTACTCGTACTACGCGGCACGCGCTGCGGGCTTCAGGGTATCTCGGCGCCTGGCCATGTTCATCACGCTGACCCAGATCAGCCAGATGGTGGTGGGCTGCGTGGTCAACTACCTGGTCTACTCCTGGATGCAGCGGGGCGCCGGCTGCCCCTCCCACGTCCACAACATCGTCTGGTCCTCCCTCATGTACCTCAGCTACTTCCTGCTCTTCCTGCACTTCTTCTACGAGGCGTATGTGGGCAAGAACAAACCCCCGGCCTCCGCCTCCGCCGTGACCGCGACGACCATCACCACGACGACCACGGACGCCAAGAAGAGCCAGTGA